In the Diadema setosum chromosome 11, eeDiaSeto1, whole genome shotgun sequence genome, ttgtaatgtactcccatgggaaaacattttcacgtaacaaatgacagaaggacccccgtacagtgaatttggctctgcgcgagcgatcgagtgcgttgtgctggtggttgacgttgacgtatttgctgactaacccatataatttaacagatgatgacttttgttgtcgggaacatgtaccaaacgttccaccctcagggtttgaaatgctatttcgggaggctataagtccctcgacttcctctcgggacttataacctccctcaatagcatttcaaacccttcgggtggaacattcggtatgttccctcccccgccagtcatcatgtATGTAATGTGCCCTTTATAGTGGTGTGAACACTATTCACACATGACTTTTGTAAAAGCCTCTCGCTCTATCCCCATCCCACCCCTGCATCTCATCCGCGCTTGCCCCCACTGGACTGGTCCATATGAAGGATGTGCTTTAAATAATTATTGTAACGGTGCATGTATTTTGTGTATGCTCGACTGGactgattggggggggggggccttcgGGCCCCACTTTTCTTGTGTATTAGGCCTACATAGGAATACAGGGGGTCTAACCCCTTGGGTCCCCACTTTtaaccccggaagtggcaccagagaAATGCAGTAAAGCATATTTGTTATTACCATGATcattacattatcatcattatcattatcattatcattgttattttttgcttgtcagctcaTTAAATCCGATATAAACTGCCCAAGTCCCCCTCCACTTTTAAAAATGTAGCCCCCGCCCCGTACCATACTTAACAATGTGAAATCTATATATATTAGTATTATACTTCATGCTTTCAAACCACACCACAAAGTGATTAGGAGTAAGATTTTTCGCCCGCCCAAGGACAGAATAGccttataaaaagaaatcattttgtatattattatgtcgGAGCCAGTTTGTCGAATGCACTCCCTGTAAATTCTCAAATATATACAGCcctttatagattaaaaaaacaacaacccgatatctctgtatttacgtatactttatttatttctaatcaACTCTCGATGTTTGTAGTGTACAATGTTACCTTTAACTGTATTTGTTgtcataggcgccggaagtggggggggggggggcaaaacgcatttttgccccccccccaaaaaaaaagcccccctccaaaaaaaatgaataaataaacaaataaataaaaatagataaaataagaaagatatgtataatgaataaacgcgaaaaaacatagctacaaacggcagtttttggactgtaaaatgtcaaaatttccaagctcgctcgctccgctcgctcgcattcaatcgctatgccattctcctgatgttgctgccagtaattgccagcagttgcgcctgggccgccccccccccccttaatttccaaagcgaaaaaacaaatatagctacaaacggcagtttggggactgtaaaatgtcaaaattaatcgtcaaatttattcgttatgccattttcctaacgttgcagccagtaattgccagcagttgaggccggtgcgcctccccgttaatttccaaagcgaaaaacatagctacaacggcagtttttggactgtacaatagaatgtcaaaattttcaagctcgctcgcttcgcttgctcgcattgaatcattatgccattctcctaatgttgctgccagtaattgccggcagttgcgcccgatgcgcccccattaatttccaaaacgaaagatatagctacaaacgccagttttgggactgtagaatgtcaaaattttcaagctcgatcgcttcgctcgctcgcattgaatggttatgccattctcctaatgttgctgccagtaattgccatcaGTTGCTCCCGATGGgcccccattaatttctaaagcgaaagtTATAGCTAtatacaaacgccagttttgggactgtagaatgtcaaaaatttcaagctcgctcgcttcgctcgcacgcattgaatggttatgccattctcctaatgttgccgccagtaattgccagcagttgcgcccgatacccccccccttaatttccaaagcgaaagatatagcaacaaacggcagtttttggactgtaaaatgtcaaaattttcaagctctctcgctccgctctctcgcattttattgttatgcaaatgcaattctcctgatgttgctgacagtatataagttgtggtttcacaccgtcattccataatccatgtaaggaaaacttacaatgttcctcaatgactgcgttgttgaatgtatcacattccgtaatgtattgtagtcccattattgcgcacgcacacacgcacaagcatacacaccgtcaaaattacttttccacaaggtgcccacccccaatgtttcgacccatcgtacgccactttatatgcacacacacacacacacacacacacacacacacacacatatatatatatatatatatatatatatagatgtgtgtgtgtgtctgtgtgtgtatatgtgtatattgtgtaacatatgtatggtctatagtgagccccctccaatatttgcccccccccccccaatccaaaactgcttccggcgctcCTGTTTGTTGTTCATGTAAAATGACCGATGTTTTATTGCTGCAGGGCGCCCTTGGAAAGCAGttttgcaaaactgaacaagtcAACCCTGTAGTCCtctttaaaatgaatgaaacaaaataaaacaaaaatgaatatcattagATTTAACACAATAACAAAATCTTAACAGAAATGACATGAATGACAGAGCTCAATTATACTaagtatattttgtttgtgagtGCATTTTTTATTATGACAGATCCATTGTGCTTCCTTTGTCGTCGGTGGGGACAAAAGTGTGGTGGGCACatagtgggggggggagggatttgGGGGTAAATTTTAATTGTAACCCGATTGACAAGGGCTATAGCTCTAATTTTTGCTTCACTGGGCAAATACCTGTGATAAAGGCCAGTCAAATCAATGAAGCAGTGTTGGCTACACATAGACTACAGAACTATACATTGAAATAATCTATTTATGTTAAACATTATTTGAGCATTATTTagacatgattaaaaaaacGACCAGTTAAAAGCTGTTTTATATAGAAGTCAAGTGTGGACAATGCAGTTTCCTGCACAGGGGGATTACTGTAAAAAAAGACAACatcaaagataaaaaaaataaatcactaTCAAACAGATTTAAAACAGGACTGCCGGACTGAGATACAAAATCAATACATAATTCCTAAAAAAACAATTGCCGAGATTTGGAGTATATGCTGCCCACTATACACACCAGTCAAAGTCAATGTTAAGAAAAGGGTGATACAATACACGCAAGACTCAAATACAATATGTCCCCACAAAAATTACAATgtcatttttgcattgataacatccaaaatgattaaactgtctaaatgctacttcagagtcttaaaatataacatcttagctctattttgcagaaaaccccattcaatttggttaagcggtcacagagaaatgtggaatgttggaaagcatgtcatgagtctgattctgccaagtttagcacttcgatccTTTGGTGTGtaaatacaatagacagaacttggagggaagagattcttgacatcctctacaaaattcctcatttctctttgaccactgtgGCAAATCGactggggttttctgtaaggtgtgggtaatgagttatagtttcataccctgaatttgtatttggattgattcactgtttttaaagttatcattgcggagggtcccgttgtattttttttttttgggggggggggggacatacggtacacaGTTTTCAGCAACCCCATTGATACAGCACACTCAGTCAAACACACTCACATTCACACATATAGCATactcagtcacacacacacatttcacaaacacacgcacaccctCACAGAcactttttaaaaagaaataatatctttattcgaatttcgttcaatttcatatcacaaaagtcacgttcacagaaacaaaaacaaaacagtatacAAAGACAATctgcattatacacaaacattgtacaaaataatgtcaatcttacattgtgacttttttttttaaccaaagaAACGgaattcgtttttttttttcctttttttttaacacacatgTATTCTCGCGAAATGCCAGCCTAACGGGGACACGAGcatctcgaaagaaaaaaaaaatcgaggacATTTGCgagaacacacacgcacacaaacacacaccacacacacacaaatgccaACATGCACCCCCATAACCCCTATCTATGCCTTCAGTCCTCAGGTTTCAGGTTTTATTCACACTTGAATAACTCTGGCTGACGTGTAAATTGCCATTTTTCCATACAATTAAATATATCCCAATCGTTTAATGTGGAAGTGATGTTGAAGTGGCAGAAGCCATAAAGAGGAAAAAACGACAACGATGTGACAATAACTCGCACATACGGCAAAATCAaggcagaaaaacaaaatcacatctCATCCTCAGCATGCATCATAATATGTTCCCACTTTAGCAAATGCATTCCAGCTGTTCCTCTTTTAATCGctgtcttattttcttctttacaCATCCTGAAATACTTCATAACATCATTAAACGTTGGTACCTCCCCTTCTGATCTCGctaattatgaaatatataaaatcatcaatataattTATTGTATTCCATCCTTTGATTTTTAAAGAGTTTCCCGATATGCCTGTATAaacaaaatttgactgaaatcggatgaaaaataagaaagtttttGAATAAggaacattttgaagttttctaacttctccaaaacagttcttgtacagtggatatgaatatgcaaatgagtgagctaaccatgacATACCCtcataattttccattgattgtgtagaaaaaaatgacgaaaattcaatgtttctgccattgaagtctgaaacatgatgttattccggGTTGAATGACATTTAGAGTAGGGATCACATGGATCtgttagatatacgaggatttgagcctcatgcataattgcgtttaaatgaaaaactggaaatttcaaacttttatgtacaaactataattatggtaacttgtgagggaatgacatgctcacttttctATTTGCATagtcatattgaccgttcaagaactgtcccccccccccaccaaaaaaaaaagaaaaaaaaagcgaaacttcaaaatatcataacttccttattttttcatctgatttcgattgaaattataccgttgaactcgtaatattttactctttcttaacAGACTTACTTATATTTgcggactggatttcccctttaaaaatgCTCGTAAATCTTTCTCGAAGGTATGTCACCAATCCTAATTACTTTTCCACATAATTTTAACCAAATATCATTAACTTGAAAAGGTTTGGTACTTACCCACGACAAACAAAACCGCCTACGTTTCAAAATTACATGACAGATCACACATTCAATTTCCTCACTACCTCCGATAATCCTGCTTTTTGAAAATAAGTAATCGGCCGCATGCCTTTTCCATCAAACTAAAGACATAatctataaatatttttttttttctataaagaTTTTCATTATGTATCATTTTACCTGTGAATAAGAACATATTATTAAATACTATTTGATTCATATTTCCATCTTCTAAATTTCGCAAACTTCCCAAATCTTTGCCACGCTTATAAAAGATCTTTATAAAATTTCGGGACTttcaaaaaaagtttatttgtttcaaaattacactgaaaaaaataatataccacCGACTGACCTAAAACATAATTAAAATACTTTTTACAGATCATTTCTTTTCTCCACGAAAAAAGTCTTTTCACCTACACTAATCTTTGAGCTTTAACAAACAACTCAAAATTCATCATTCTAAGTCACCCTTCTCCATAATCTTGATACATATAATCCTTTTAATGCGGTCTTTTCCTTTCCATAAAAATTCAAAACAGTCTTTTTTAAGCTCTGGAAATACCCACAAGGGAATAACAATTGACGATAATATATAATTTCATCTAGAATAGATAGTGCGTATGTTTGAAGTAGGCCTAAATGAATTTTTCCCATCATCAAAGATAACTCTCTTTGTTTTCACTAACTTAATACATTGTAATCTTTTAATTTTTACTAAGTAtctctttttaattcatttcttctctcAATTTCAGATTTGTCAAAAAATAAACCCCTAATATCGTCACCTCCCTAACTAAATTGCGAAACGAAAGATCCCCTAACCACCATATCCCTATATTTTCCTATCCAcgttattttatttttccccaTATTAACCTttaaaccagtcatttcatgaaaacaacacaaaatttcATACACTCTTTTAACGAACTCTTATCTCTGATAAAAAATCGTCATATCATCAGCGTATAACACTTGACTAACTTCAAAATCCCCCAATAACTCCTCAATGCTTGTGCAAGAATTTCAATCACAACCTGTTATATAGGAGACTGAGTTGTTAAGACTAGTCATACAAGGTCTGAAGACACAGACTATATGATAACCAGTACAGtatactgacatacatgtatccatATGTGTTGTAGATCCAAGACTCGACACACGATGGGACTGCAACTGAAGTAATAAAGGAGTACAGAATGTGCTCTTGTGATTGGCTTCAAATCGTGACTTTGAATTGTCTGTATTTCGGCTCGAGTGAACTcacaaacataacaaatttgGCGACGAGGATCGGATTTCTTCAGAGAATTGCCTGGAACAACTCAATTTTGTGGATGACCAAGAGAAAAGGTGGATTTGAATGGATTTAGATTGGATCGTGCAACGGGAAATTTGTGATCCAGTCAGTGGTGGCCTATGAACAGTCCCAGCTATACGAGATTGTGTCATGAACGCTTTGCAGCATTTGATACATTAAGGCTACACAGTATCCATTCATAATCATATATAGACACCACAGCGGTTTAGGATTATCAGCAACCCATGGACGCTTTGCAGTAGGTTTCTATGTTGATAGAAGAAGGCTAGACCCTAATTAagctaacgttagatctaacagaATCCAGTAAGCTACATGATCTAGCTAGGAATGTTGGAGTGTCTAGACTCTGTTTGATAGAACTTGTGTAGTTCAGAGACGCTTTGCAGATGGAAGTCTAACTCCAACGGTAGTTTGTTAGATCTTATCTGAGGGCCAGCCCAAGCCCAAGTCCACAGAGGTCCAAAGCAGTTCCAGGCCCAGCATAGTTGGGAAGGCCAAGAGTAAGACCCAGCTATAAAGCCCAGCCGAAGACGGCCCAGCCGAAGCCAGCCCAGCCCAGCCTAGGACCAGCCGAACCTAGTGCAGTGAAGACCCAGCAAGGTCCAGCCCAGCCGATAGCCCAGCCCAGCCTAAGGTTAGGACCAGCCGAGCCTAGTGCAACGGAGACCCAGCAAGGTCCAGCCCAGCCTAGGACCAGCCGAGCCTAGTGCAACGAGGACCCAGCTGTTAAGCCCAGCCCAGCCCAGCCTAGGACCAGCTGAGCCTAGTACCGTACAACGGGTCCAGCCAGCCCAGCCAAGTCATGCAACATACACATAGTGACATAGACTCTAATGTTAACTGttagagcatgcagttctaactGATGAACTAAGCAATGGACTCAGTTGAACATAGTTTTGTAACAAGTTGTATGGCTTGATGTTTATTGTTGCATGGATGCAAAGTTGTAAACTTTTGTTACAGGTACCGGTACAGTCATAATGTATGCAACACCAGCCTAGTGCAACAAGGTGGTAAGTTTGTTGAACAATATACGACGATTTTGGTTCAGCAATTTAAAGTTTAGTTGCTAAGTCTTGAGTTTAGGCTTGATAACCCAAAGTAGGACCTTAGAAGTAATTGGTCCATCATGGTCAAGACTAAGTGGTAAGCCCGTAAAGGACGATTTAGTCCTAGTCCAGTGGTAAGAGTAAGCCCACATAATAAAGGACCGCAAAGTTCTAGCCCTAGTCATGTAGGACCATGCAAGTCCTATAGCCCAAGTGAATGACGTGGGGAAGAGTATAGTCCCAGCCCTGTCAAAGTAGGACCAAACTGACACTAGACCAAAGCTCAGCCTAACTAGTACTGAAGGTGTTCTAAAATTTAGATTAAATACAAGACCGTGGTTGGTCTAAACCAAGTAGCCTACCAGCTCACATTGGTCCAAGCCTTGTTTGTAATTGGTCCAGACAAATGCTGTGTGTATTTTCAGTCATAATGTACTATACCAATGATAGTGCATAGTCCCAACGGTTACAGGTTGTAAGTTGATACGTGGTACGTGTACACTACAAGTCTGTGAGCTGATTGGTAGGCCCTATAGTCGGTGTATAGTTGCAGTTGTAAGCACTGTGAACTAAATCGAATTGTACAATTGGCAGTGGTCTAGTGAAATCACAGgtcattaatacatgtatagataCCTACTACACATTCGTTTAATGTGCTCGAAGCGATATTGGCAATATCACTATAACGTGTAATGTATAGTAGCACAAGCAGAATAGTCTTGTTCATGTACGCACTGTGAATTAACTATGGCAACCCCGCAGACTATGATCGGTAACGTGCCCCAGTTAGAAGAGGGATATACCTATGATGAGTGGATTGAGCTCTTGGAGGCTTGGTTTTCTGCCAATACTGTGTCTGATAGTGAAAAGAAAAGGGCAATTTTCTTGACGAATGTTGGTTGTAAGAATTATCACACACTTAGTGCACTGCTACAACCGAACAAGCCAACGGAGCAGACATATGAAGTGTGCAAAGAGACACTGCAATCGCATTTTTCGCCTAAACCAACCGAGATAGTCCAGAGGTACAAGTTCTATACAACTGTCCAGAAGCCAGGCGAAACAATTCCACAGTTTGTTGCAAACTTGAGACAGCAAAGCGAAGGCTGCAACTTCAAAGAACTCGATAACATGATCCGAGATCGGCTAGTGGTGGGATGCCGAGATGTTGGTATCCAGCGCAAGTTGCTGAGCGAACCATCGCTAACGTTGAAGAAAGCACTTCAAACAGCTACAGCAATGGAAGTTGCTAACCAAGATGTGGAGAGATTGAAAGTGCTAAGTAAAACGCCTGAGTCCACGGTTGGAAAGATCCAAGACAAGAAGTCACGTCAGCCCAAGCAAGTGAAAAAGACACTTAAAAAGCCAAGCAACCCAAGTGGAAGCTCCACTACAACTAGATGTTGGAGATGCGGTATTACCATACCCCATGGACGTGCCGTTTCAAGGACGAAACATGCTTCAAGTGTGCCAAGACTGGGCACACCAAGAGTCAATGCGACAAAGTACGGAAgtacaagcaaacaaaagcaGCTCATCACATGAACAATGATGATAGTAACAGTGATTCTCCCGAGGAACTGGAACAATCAGAGAACGAGATGAGTCATATCCAAGATGCTACAGTAAACAGGATAGGATATCGCGAGCCTTACCAGGCCAAGGTAAAGCTCAACGGATATCAGACAAAAATGGAAGTAGACACTGGTAGCCCATGGACGATGATATCCAGCGGAGTGTATCACAAAGTGGGAAGTCCAGGAGAACTGACTCGATCTCATCTGTCTCTGAAGACATACACCGGCAGCAGTGTGCCAATCATTGGAGAAGTCAAAGTGGATGTCGAGTTTGACAACAGCCAAACATCGAAGAAACTCTCACTCCTTGTAGTAGAGAAGGGTGTTAACCTGTTAGGTAGAGATTGGATACAGGAATCCCCTGAAGTGTTGCAGTCGTGTATTGAACTGCACAGCCAAGTCCCAGTCCGTGATGGAACTGTCCACAATGTACAGAGCAGCCTACAGGACATCCTTGACAAACACAAAGAGACATTTGACTGTACAAAGCTTGGAAAGCTGCAAGGATACCAAGCGAAAGTTCACCCACAGGAAGGTGGAGAGAAAGGAAGTTTCTACAAAGCAGCCCCTGTTTCCTATGCTGCCAAGAAGCAGATAGATGCTGCAATCGATGAATTGTTGGAGGAAGGCATCATCACGCCTGTGAAGACTGCAGATGTCGCCTGCCCAATCATCGCAGTACCCAAGCCAGATGGGAGTATGAGAATTTGCGGTAACTTCAAGTTGACAGCAAACAAGGTTGAAGGTAGAACAGTATCCCCTGCCAACACTGGAAGATCTTTTACAGGAACTTGAAGGTGGAGAAAAGTTCTCTACGCTAGATCTAAGCCATGCCTACCATCAGATCGAGTTAGACCCCGAGGCTCGCAAGTATACGACAATCAACACTCATAGAGGTCTATTTGAG is a window encoding:
- the LOC140235470 gene encoding uncharacterized protein; the encoded protein is MATPQTMIGNVPQLEEGYTYDEWIELLEAWFSANTVSDSEKKRAIFLTNVGCKNYHTLSALLQPNKPTEQTYEVCKETLQSHFSPKPTEIVQRYKFYTTVQKPGETIPQFVANLRQQSEGCNFKELDNMIRDRLVVGCRDVGIQRKLLSEPSLTLKKALQTATAMEVANQDVERLKVLSKTPESTVGKIQDKKSRQPKQVKKTLKKPSNPSGSSTTTRCWRCGITIPHGRAVSRTKHASSVPRLGTPRVNATKYGSTSKQKQLIT